A genomic region of Mus musculus strain C57BL/6J chromosome 7, GRCm38.p6 C57BL/6J contains the following coding sequences:
- the Ins2 gene encoding insulin-2 preproprotein → MALWMRFLPLLALLFLWESHPTQAFVKQHLCGSHLVEALYLVCGERGFFYTPMSRREVEDPQVAQLELGGGPGAGDLQTLALEVAQQKRGIVDQCCTSICSLYQLENYCN, encoded by the exons ATGGCCCTGTGGATGCGCTTCCTGCCCCTGCTGGCCCTGCTCTTCCTCTGGGAGTCCCACCCCACCCAGGCTTTTGTCAAGCAGCACCTTTGTGGTTCCCACCTGGTGGAGGCTCTCTACCTGGTGTGTGGGGAGCGTGGCTTCTTCTACACACCCATGTCCCGCCGTGAAGTGGAGGACCCACAAG TGGCACAACTGGAGCTGGGTGGAGGCCCGGGAGCAGGTGACCTTCAGACCTTGGCACTGGAGGTGGCCCAGCAGAAGCGTGGCATTGTAGATCAGTGCTGCACCAGCATCTGCTCCCTCTACCAGCTGGAGAACTACTGCAACTAG